In Chlorogloeopsis sp. ULAP01, the genomic stretch CGGGTATACGATTTTGTGCTACCGAGTCAAATAGTACATAACCCCTAGTACCAACAGGCAATAAAGCAACTGGACGTTTTTCCCACTCAGTAAAAGTCAGTAGAGGACCATGTTCTTTATGCCACCAGTCTTCTGATAAAGTTACACGCCGAATACGTATTTGCGATGCTCTGGCAATCGCAGCTACAGGATCTTTCGCACTTTCAAAATCTTCTACAATCGGAGGATGAATTGCAATCCCTAAAAACCTTCCAATTGCTCCCATTGCCACCAGAAGAGCTGGCCCTTCTTGAAAAAATACAGCTTCTTGCTGCGGTTGTAATACAACAGCGAGTTCTCCTAACGCTCCTGCTACTACTTGGCGATTGCGTTGTTCTCGTTCCCAAAAGCTACGATCTTCTACTTCTACGTGTTGATTATTTAACAAACTGAAGTAGCAAAAAAAATAAGTATGCAAACTCGCCAAACCGGCTCGTAATTCTGCCTGTTCTAACTCTGCAACTGCTAGCACCACTCCGTTAACTGAATTTTCTGCCTCCAACCACATACCTGATGTGAGTGGAAAAGCTGGCGAGGCTGAATTGAAGGTTAACTTATCGATTCCTAACCAGCGAACACTACCTTGTTGTAACTTCACCCAAAAGACTTTTTTTTGCCATAGTTGTAACGTCTCATCGGCTGATAACGAAAAATTGCCCTCAAAATCTCTAGCAATAAGATTTAATGGCATCGTCAGTTTCGTTTGCTGCTGGTTAAGAACCCGATCTAGGTGATATAGCCAATTTTCTAAGAGTGCAGTTGCTTCTGGTTTATCTGCTGCAATTTGCTCGACTAACTCACTCATCGGTAGTGGAGATAATTGTGTCGGTTCTACTGCCACCGCCACAAATGCCCATTGTTGAACTGCGATCGCTTCCGGTGCTAATGCTGCACCAAATAAAGCTTCACCTGTACTGACACTAAATAAATAACGACGCTGACTCTGAGATGAACCATCCCTGATTTTAGTTGCAAACAACGCCAGCCTTCCAGACTCTACTATCCACAAAGTTTCTGGATCGTGCAGCAGCACTGATTCATTTATTTTCATTCAGTGTAGTCCAACGCAACTACGCACCTGAGTGTACAACATCAAATGCTTATTGTTGAGATGATATGCAATGCTGCAAACTTTGCCCCCTCGATCAAAATAATTTTGCGGGGTTAAAAATTCTCCGCTTCACCGCGTCTTTATGTCTTCACGTCTACCTCAACCCGTCAATTTGTGATTGACAGAGTAATAGAGCGCCCTCGCTGAGTTGAAGTCCATCATCATTTAGTGGTAATTTTATTGACAATTAGTCGCACTTAGCTGGCTCCACCATGACCCTCATCCTTAGCCAATCAAACCTTGACGAATTGCATCAGCAGGCTCCTAAACCCCAGGTTGAAAATCTCGTACTTGAAGGTTTTGAGGAGCTTGAGGGCCAAATTGCTGGATCGAGAAACAAAAGCAGAGGAAGTTTTAAGTCAATATCAGAAACGAATTGAAGAATTGAAAAAACGCTTAGGAAACAAGTTGCAGCAAATAGAGATTTCCGTAATTTTTTGTGATGATAATTTTATTTGGACAATTAGTAATAAAGAAAATTCTTTAATTCCTAGTATTTTAAATGATATTGGGTTGCGTTATAAATTTTTGTCTCGCGGCAGAGATGCAAAACTCAGCATTGAAACTATCAGTGAGTACGATGCTGATATTCTATTTATTGTTGATGTTGGTGAAAAAACATCAAGCTTTTATTTTCAAAATTCTATGTTTAGTAGTCTAAAAGCCGTCAAAAACAATCGAGCTTATGTTGTCAGTCAATAAAATTGGTGTACGCAGGGTATATCAGGAGCTAATAGAGTATTGGATGACTTGTTTAAATACTTGCTAGAAAGTAGATAAAATGTAAATTTTTGATTAGCACTCTCTAAATTACTTACAGTCTAGCATCATACTTTATGGCAAAACCGTGAGCGGTTAGCAGAATTGTATTGCTATAACCATGCCTGCAAAAACTTATTTTTTGTCTGTTTTTCGTTAACTAATTTATTAAGTTTTTGATATATTTATTGAACTAAATTTGATGTGGTATCTGCACTGCCTCAAGCACTTACTTATATGCTCGATACTCCCAATATTGAACAACCAACGTTTGGGTTACTTGTCAATTGTAGAGAGTTTGTTTTTGTCAAGTTAGTTCAGGTACAAAAGCCAAAATATGCCCGTTCAGATGCTTTATCAATAGAAAAAACAAATGAACTTCAACAGGTTTTAAGTATACTAAAAAGATTTAGTAAATTAACTTTGCTGTAGTATTCTTGACTCTGCAAAAATCATAACTCAAACCATACAAGCTAAAGATATAGATTTACACTATTTAATTGTTAATTTTGGAATTCAGTTAGTTTTAGATGACTAATTCTTCCGAGAATATCAAGAAAATTTATCAGAGATTACAGAGTTAGATAAACAACTTTTAGATAAAGTCAAAGTTGGTTATTTAAACCTTCTCTATTGTCTCCAATTGTTAGAAGATGTGGTCAGAATGACAATTGTAGACCCCATACTTTTTATTAGTGATTTTTATTTAGCTCCATTTTATGTCAAATCAGAAGAATCTATAGAGATTGCCGTACCAGATGAAGATATCATCATCAAAGACAAAATGGATACTTTAGTGTTAAAAGACCAATTATGGGTGATGATTATTAAATCCAAAAAAGCTTCATTTTCTATTGAGGCAGAACTTGCACAAATTCTCGCATATATGTTAGGTAATCCTTATCATGACAAATCTAGTTTTGGAATAATTGCTACAGGTAGTGAGTTTATCTTTGTGAAATTAGTTAAAGAAAAACCACCATGTTATGCCTGATCAAAAGGTTTTTTAATGCGTAACCCTGGAAATGAACTGTACGATGTACTGCGTATCCTCAAGCGTTTAACTCAATTGGTGACTGCTGGAAATATTAGTTAGTAGTAGGGTGTGTCATTTAAATCGCATCGGCACGCTTACGGCTTTTCAAGTACGGAATGGTGACAACCCCACTGATTAGCAAATAGAGCAGGATGGCGGCGAGGGCGAGCTTTTGCTCTGGAAAGTTAGTATGGGCGATCACAATCGCGACGCCAGGGTGCCGAGTAGCGGTAGACAGTGCCAGAACTGTGCGGTGATGGGGATTTGGCCCACCCAGCAAATGACCTGCTGCTAGCCCAATCAGGACAAAAACTACAATCACAATGATCGTTCCATTGCCAATCAGAGAGGCGAGCGCAGATCTTGCAGTAAACAAGATGGGCAAAAGACTGACAAGCATCACTACAGATGCTACCACAGATATGGGCTTGGCAATCCGTTGGGCAAATGCAGGTGACAGATATCGGACTGCGATACCGATCGCCAGCCACACCAGTACGGTAGATAGAACAATCTGAGCAACGACGATGGGCGGAATTTTGTCGGTTCTGCCGAAGGCTCTATCGAGCAGCTTAATCATGAGGGGAGCAAACACGATCGCCAGCAGCGACATTGCCACCAGTAATCCAAACGTGTAATCCTCTTCTCCGCCTGCCTTAAGTTGCTTCTTCGGTAAGATGGGCGGGATTGGAGACAACGATAGCGCGATCAGAGCGATTTCTACAGCCGGATACAGATTGAAAGCAGCTACAATTGCCCCCGCTACCAGTGGCATAATGATGTACATGGAGAGGAGTGATCGCACAAGTTGTCTGGGATGGCGAAACAAATAGGTTACATCTTTGAGTCTTGCCCCCAACCCAAGCGCGAAAACGGCGAGTACGATACTCACCTTCAGCGCCAGCAAGATTAATTGTGTTAGATTCATGGCGTTAAATTGGAGCGTTATGGATGCGGGTATAGAGTTCGCGCTTGTCGGCACAAAAGTGAAGCGATCGCTTTACTCCCTAACTGCCAAATAGTATTTTCTTTGCCAAATCGAAGATTTGCTCCAAAGGAATAGTAATGAAGAATAGGGGTAACAAAGGTGCGAAAATAGTGCTTCCTAGTCCAATCACTGCACTCAAACTAAATGGCACGATTCTCATTTTTTTGATTGCCTCAAAGCTGGCACCCAAATCGGCAAGAGATGATATATCGGGGCTTCCTAAAGGAGATTCTTCTTTGTGTTGTTCTTGCCTTACCCATTTTTGCTCAAACAAAAGGTTGTGGTGACTAACTAGAGAACCATACTGCCGCAAACCCCAAATTTTGACTTTGAGCATTTTGCTACTAAACACCAATAGCGGTGCTAGTGTAATTATGACGGACAAAGTTAAGAACACGATGATTTGAATCTGAAACGTAGTGATAGAAACTCCCTGAGTGATAACTTTTCGGCAGAAATTCGCAGACAAAACGGCACTGGCAACAAAAGGGATACTCCCAAATAGAATCTGAGTGATTCCCAAAAAGCCTAGTCCCCCTGCTAAGTCAGCATGAGTTGGAACTAATTGCAGATGTAGCCGAGATATACGCCAAAGGAACCTAAACCAGAGCAAAAATCTCCACAGCCAACGGTATAGTAAGAACTGATAAATGGGTAGACTCAGTAGGGCATACCACCAGCCTGCCAAGGTTAACTGCTTGTTAACTCCAGCACCGTATGCACTCCACGCAGAAGTCACACTGCTTAATTCCTCACTGAAAACTATCCACGTGAGAAGGTAAGCAATTACAAGTAGGCATCCGTCGATTAACAGCCAATCCCTCAGCTTGTTAACCTCTCTGATTGCCGCTTTGAAATCTGGCAGTTCTGCTGTATCAACCAAACCAGAATAGATAAAATGCTTGACAGCAGACTTGACACTTATGTCAATCCAAACTTCGGCCATGATCAAGACTGGAACTGCTACTAAAAAACGGCTGTAGGCTACAATATCTTTGAGAAAAGGCACTTGTAAAGCAGTACCAACTGCTAATCCTTCGACAGATGAAAGCAGCAAGAGTGGTAGCCAAGTTATGAATACAAAAAAAAGGCTACGCTGGATGACGTTGAAAGAGCCTGGTTTAATTAAACCGACACGTACTAGGAGCTGATATATTAACCCACCTCGGACAAGGGAGAAGTTATCAATATCCAAAGAAGGTGCTTTTTCCATAGCCTAGAATCAAAAGAGCGATCGCAAGTATGAATCAAATCGGCTCGGCTTTCTCAACGAGAATCTCAAACCTGCTTTATGCCTCTAATGCAGCCTTGATTTTGGGATTAGTATACCAACTGTAAGGACCTTCCATCACGGGCTTAACATTTAACTCCTGTCGCCACTCCTCTAAAGGACGTTCAAAGCCTTCTTCCCACTTTACAGGAAATAGAGGTTTCGCTGCTTGTCCTATTTCAATACCATCTGAAATTAATCGGAATTTATACCCCAACGTTTTATTTAAATCAGCTACCTCCATGTTTTCATCATAAAGTTTGTCACTCGTAAAAAAGCTTAGTAACAAAGAGATGAGATCCAAAAACAAAAAGGCAGGATAGCGGATTTGTCCTACAAATACGGAAATGACACCTAATTCGCCTAAAGTATCCAACGAATATCCAGTCATCACATGATGAAGATCGTGAGTTTTAAAAACTCTAAAGTTAACGTAATCCCCGTCTGTTTCAAAACTAGTAGGAGCAGTTTGATGTAACGGCTCATAGCCGATTGCTGATAAAACTCTGGCATAAGTCCATCCCAAAGAGCCTTTCGGCATTGTCAACAGAGTCTTCAAATCATGGGGTGGGCCAACATATCGTTCCTCTAACATTTTCGCTGAAGTAGGATCTTTTTGAATAACTTGAGTACACAATTGCATCTGAAGTCCCGTACTAAGTTTGTCAGCTAATTTAAAGACATTATTAACATCCTTATCTGCACCTCCAACTAAATCAACTAACTCCAAAAACTTATTTATATTGTCAGGCGAGGCTAAAGTATTGATATATCTATAGCTCATTGATTTTGTCCTTTATGTAATTCTTTACAAGGATTCAGGTTTTGTTAATTTCGCAACAATGGTGTTGTACTCTTTTTGAGCGATCGCTTCAACTTTGTCTCTGTCTTATTTGTTGTAGAACAGTGCCGAATCAAAATAGGATGCACACTCAACTAAGAATATTGCTCTGAGCAATACTCCATTTAAGAAAGTAGTGCAACCAAATAAGAAATATATGAGAAATTTATATGCTTCTAAGTCTTATCTGTTCTTATAAACTTCTTACTTTTATTTTCTCTTTTCAAAGAAACTACCTCAAACAAACGAGAAGTAATAGATATTTGAAGAAGATAGTTTTTCCATATAATTTTTTTGAAAGTACCCCATCATAAAAATCTTGAAAACTTAATTTTTTAAAACATAATTTGGTGTGACTACTGATATAGCAATCCTAAATAATTCGTGAAAAATTCCTCGTTACCAGGTTCAACCTGGCAACGAGGGTTTGGAGGCTTTGCCTCCAGACTATTGAAACTGGCGAGGCATTGCTATGTAGAGCTAGTATACCCCTCATACTATCTTCACAAAAAATCTAATACAAATATAGACCGTATAGAGACGCGATCTATCGCGTCTGGGCAAAATTCACGGGTATTGTAATTAACGTGAAATGGTATCAGTGGCGAGTAGTTTACTCAAAATACACCAACTTTATCTGTCTTCTCCCAAGGAAGATCCATATCTACCCTGCCTACCTGCCCATAAGCAGCTAATTTGCGGTAAAATCCACCTTTTTGTAGTGAAGGTAGATTT encodes the following:
- a CDS encoding ABC transporter substrate-binding protein; protein product: MLDRETKAEEVLSQYQKRIEELKKRLGNKLQQIEISVIFCDDNFIWTISNKENSLIPSILNDIGLRYKFLSRGRDAKLSIETISEYDADILFIVDVGEKTSSFYFQNSMFSSLKAVKNNRAYVVSQ
- a CDS encoding Na+-dependent transporter, producing the protein MNLTQLILLALKVSIVLAVFALGLGARLKDVTYLFRHPRQLVRSLLSMYIIMPLVAGAIVAAFNLYPAVEIALIALSLSPIPPILPKKQLKAGGEEDYTFGLLVAMSLLAIVFAPLMIKLLDRAFGRTDKIPPIVVAQIVLSTVLVWLAIGIAVRYLSPAFAQRIAKPISVVASVVMLVSLLPILFTARSALASLIGNGTIIVIVVFVLIGLAAGHLLGGPNPHHRTVLALSTATRHPGVAIVIAHTNFPEQKLALAAILLYLLISGVVTIPYLKSRKRADAI
- a CDS encoding Coq4 family protein; amino-acid sequence: MSYRYINTLASPDNINKFLELVDLVGGADKDVNNVFKLADKLSTGLQMQLCTQVIQKDPTSAKMLEERYVGPPHDLKTLLTMPKGSLGWTYARVLSAIGYEPLHQTAPTSFETDGDYVNFRVFKTHDLHHVMTGYSLDTLGELGVISVFVGQIRYPAFLFLDLISLLLSFFTSDKLYDENMEVADLNKTLGYKFRLISDGIEIGQAAKPLFPVKWEEGFERPLEEWRQELNVKPVMEGPYSWYTNPKIKAALEA